The following proteins are co-located in the Nocardioides piscis genome:
- a CDS encoding FmdB family zinc ribbon protein yields the protein MPTYQYACTECSHAFEQFQSFSDDSLTVCPECQGRLRKLFNAVGVVFKGSGFYRTDSRASSSASTPSSGSDSGSAAASKSTSSSDSTSTSSSPAAASSSSSGSSSSTGGSSS from the coding sequence ATGCCGACCTACCAGTACGCCTGCACCGAGTGCAGTCACGCCTTCGAGCAGTTCCAGAGCTTCAGTGACGACTCGCTCACCGTGTGCCCCGAGTGCCAGGGCCGGCTGCGCAAGCTGTTCAACGCGGTCGGCGTCGTGTTCAAGGGGTCGGGGTTCTATCGCACCGACAGCCGCGCGTCGTCCTCGGCCAGCACCCCGTCCTCGGGCTCCGACTCGGGGTCCGCCGCGGCGTCGAAGTCGACCTCGTCGTCCGACTCCACGTCGACCTCCTCGTCCCCGGCGGCCGCCTCGAGCTCGTCGTCGGGCTCGTCGTCGTCCACAGGCGGTTCGTCCAGCTGA
- a CDS encoding SAF domain-containing protein, translated as MPVASHDLASGDRIGADDVTLREWPADLAPSGIPGSIAGRTLAAPVRAGEPVTSVRLVGSDLAQAHPGLTVLPVRLPDPAVVDLLEVGDRVDLSAVDPESGTAQELAGGVVVLAIPPPSVAESSLTGRLVVLGISPDRAADVAAAALTQFLSVAYVR; from the coding sequence GTGCCCGTCGCCAGCCATGACCTCGCGAGCGGCGACCGCATCGGAGCCGACGACGTCACGCTGCGCGAGTGGCCCGCAGACCTGGCCCCGTCGGGGATCCCCGGGTCCATCGCGGGGCGGACGCTCGCCGCTCCGGTGCGGGCCGGAGAACCGGTCACCAGCGTCCGGCTCGTCGGATCAGACCTGGCGCAGGCTCATCCTGGCCTGACGGTCTTGCCCGTGCGGCTGCCCGACCCCGCCGTCGTCGACCTGCTCGAGGTGGGTGACCGCGTCGACCTGAGTGCTGTCGACCCCGAGAGCGGCACCGCCCAGGAGCTGGCAGGCGGGGTGGTCGTCCTGGCCATCCCGCCTCCGTCGGTCGCCGAGTCCTCCCTGACCGGTCGGCTGGTGGTCCTGGGGATCTCGCCCGATCGCGCCGCAGACGTCGCCGCCGCAGCACTCACGCAGTTCCTCAGCGTGGCCTACGTCCGCTAG
- a CDS encoding MscL family protein, protein MSGFKNFILRGNLIELAVAFIMATAFAAVVLAMVDVLMDLIGKAGGQPDFSNWEPAGVSIGALLTALISFLILSAVVYFFIVKPYTVAKEKYFPGEQEGTPADVALLEEIRDLLQARNV, encoded by the coding sequence ATGAGCGGATTCAAGAACTTCATCCTGCGCGGCAACCTGATCGAGCTTGCCGTCGCCTTCATCATGGCGACCGCCTTCGCGGCCGTCGTCCTCGCGATGGTCGACGTGCTGATGGACCTCATCGGCAAGGCCGGCGGCCAGCCCGACTTCTCCAACTGGGAACCCGCAGGCGTCTCCATCGGCGCCTTGCTGACGGCGCTCATCTCGTTCCTGATCCTGTCCGCTGTCGTCTACTTCTTCATCGTCAAGCCCTACACCGTTGCCAAGGAGAAGTACTTCCCCGGCGAGCAGGAGGGCACCCCCGCCGACGTCGCGCTGCTCGAAGAGATCCGCGACCTGCTCCAGGCCCGCAACGTCTGA
- a CDS encoding LCP family protein, translated as MAGVSSPGAEAPAPKRKAPVKRKHTVARVMLLSSLVLAMVTGLGVVYLVRHLDGNIGSTDLEGILGEDRPEKRYNGNGDPLNILVMGDDTRAGEGNGIDQESGGGGSDTTILVHLSADRTRAYAVSIPRDSIVDRPDCGEDDELAGATDVRWNTAFATGGPACTVEQFEQTANVRVDHFAAIDFNGFGEMVDAVDGVPVCIPEDLVDKEHGIFVPAGDPSILTGDEALDYVRARSVGELIQRNDISRIKRQQTFIGALVRRVKSAGTLTRFDRVVGFLDAATSSLETDEQLASVGRIAKIAMQLQNVGLENIKFVTVPTEYYPVDSEHSGAVFWTEDVKNLWRLIGEDKPLPRKFLKDSLSAEPPKTSSESADPAPADPGQSDPASPSPTPTETETPAPVEEETPAEEESPTPEAIPGICA; from the coding sequence GTGGCAGGTGTGTCGAGCCCGGGCGCTGAGGCTCCGGCGCCCAAGCGCAAGGCTCCGGTCAAGCGCAAGCACACCGTCGCCAGGGTGATGCTGCTGAGCTCGCTGGTGCTCGCCATGGTCACGGGCCTGGGGGTCGTCTACCTGGTTCGCCACCTCGACGGCAACATCGGCTCCACCGACCTGGAGGGGATCCTCGGGGAGGACCGTCCGGAGAAGCGCTACAACGGCAACGGCGACCCCCTGAACATCCTGGTGATGGGCGATGACACTCGCGCCGGCGAGGGGAACGGCATCGACCAGGAGTCCGGCGGAGGCGGTTCGGACACCACGATCCTGGTGCATCTCTCGGCCGACCGGACCCGAGCCTATGCCGTCTCCATCCCCCGTGACTCCATCGTCGACCGACCCGACTGCGGCGAGGACGACGAGCTCGCGGGCGCCACCGATGTCCGGTGGAACACGGCCTTCGCCACGGGTGGACCCGCGTGCACCGTCGAGCAGTTCGAGCAGACGGCAAACGTGCGCGTCGACCACTTCGCAGCGATCGACTTCAACGGCTTCGGCGAGATGGTCGACGCCGTCGACGGCGTGCCGGTGTGCATCCCCGAGGACCTCGTCGACAAGGAGCACGGCATCTTCGTCCCTGCCGGCGACCCGTCGATCCTCACCGGTGACGAGGCCCTCGACTACGTGCGAGCCCGCTCGGTCGGTGAGCTCATCCAACGCAACGACATCAGCCGGATCAAGCGCCAGCAGACGTTCATCGGGGCACTGGTCCGCAGGGTGAAGTCGGCCGGCACCCTGACACGGTTCGACCGGGTCGTCGGCTTCCTCGACGCCGCCACCAGCTCGCTCGAGACCGACGAGCAGCTCGCGTCGGTGGGCAGGATCGCCAAGATCGCCATGCAGCTGCAGAACGTCGGCCTGGAGAACATCAAGTTCGTCACTGTCCCGACGGAGTACTACCCGGTCGACTCCGAGCACAGCGGCGCGGTCTTCTGGACCGAGGACGTCAAGAACCTCTGGCGGCTGATCGGCGAGGACAAGCCGCTGCCGCGGAAGTTCCTCAAGGACTCGCTGTCCGCCGAGCCACCGAAGACCTCCAGCGAGTCGGCTGACCCGGCGCCGGCCGATCCTGGGCAGTCAGACCCGGCCTCTCCGTCGCCGACGCCCACCGAGACCGAGACCCCGGCCCCGGTCGAGGAAGAGACCCCGGCCGAGGAGGAGTCCCCGACACCGGAGGCCATCCCGGGGATCTGCGCGTGA
- a CDS encoding sulfatase-like hydrolase/transferase produces the protein MSKPRRLVVAATLGILAVGSAAAAGAQAVDSWSPSTGEATYTATSSPVRSDAPNVVVFLTDDMRKDDLGYLPHVRRLLVKQGMTFTEATSPHPLCCPARAALLTGQYAQNNGVHHNSGPYGGWQALDTASTLATWSEDAGYATAIHGKHLNKFDSAADADPGWTDFDVLLEPATDYEDFTFFDGDSFTDDNVTSRLDERAVANIDRWAGRRPFLLLANHVAPHMWMPRSAKGDGDGDRGGRVPRPRRPMPRRTRA, from the coding sequence ATGTCCAAGCCGCGTCGTCTGGTCGTGGCAGCGACCCTCGGCATCCTCGCGGTGGGATCGGCGGCCGCCGCCGGCGCCCAGGCGGTCGACTCGTGGAGCCCGTCGACCGGCGAGGCGACATACACCGCCACGAGCAGCCCGGTGCGCAGCGATGCGCCCAACGTCGTGGTGTTCCTGACCGACGACATGCGCAAGGACGATCTCGGCTATCTGCCCCATGTCCGCCGGCTGCTGGTCAAGCAGGGCATGACCTTCACCGAAGCGACGTCGCCGCACCCGTTGTGCTGCCCGGCCCGGGCGGCGCTGCTCACCGGTCAGTACGCGCAGAACAACGGCGTCCACCACAACTCCGGGCCGTATGGCGGCTGGCAGGCCCTGGACACCGCCTCGACCCTCGCGACGTGGTCAGAGGACGCCGGCTACGCCACCGCGATCCACGGCAAGCACCTCAACAAGTTCGACTCCGCAGCGGACGCCGACCCGGGCTGGACCGACTTCGACGTCCTGCTCGAGCCGGCCACCGACTACGAGGACTTCACGTTCTTCGACGGCGACTCCTTCACCGACGACAACGTCACCTCCCGGCTCGACGAGCGCGCCGTCGCCAACATCGACAGGTGGGCCGGTCGCCGCCCGTTCCTGCTCCTGGCCAACCACGTCGCGCCGCACATGTGGATGCCGCGCTCCGCCAAGGGCGACGGCGACGGTGACCGCGGCGGCCGCGTCCCCCGGCCGAGGCGGCCTATGCCAAGGCGTACGCGGGCCTGA
- a CDS encoding sulfatase-like hydrolase/transferase — protein sequence MRDKESIVRGRARLAPRALKRLNLARIRSLLSVDEAVANAVTALERAGELDETYIVFTSDNGLALGEHRYLGKDRLTDEALDIPLVVRGPGIPAGTRSSRSVSLIDLTQTLVQLMGLSPTLVTDGETFAPTLRNPDAPGFRDTMLIQTGAKDRRAEFPGWAYRGVLTQRYAYGRRVNNPPDDGFLYDHHSDPHELRNVLTSQRYRGVRRELERRLKVLSDCAGSECNRDFGPLPRPGR from the coding sequence ATGCGCGACAAGGAGTCGATCGTCCGCGGCCGGGCCCGGCTGGCCCCGCGCGCCCTCAAGCGGCTCAACCTCGCCCGCATCCGCTCCTTGCTCTCCGTGGACGAGGCGGTCGCCAACGCGGTCACCGCCCTGGAGCGTGCGGGCGAGCTCGACGAGACCTACATCGTCTTCACCTCCGACAACGGCTTGGCCCTCGGCGAGCACCGCTACCTCGGCAAGGACCGCCTCACCGACGAGGCCCTCGACATCCCGCTGGTCGTGCGCGGCCCGGGGATCCCGGCCGGCACCCGGTCGTCGCGCAGCGTCTCGCTGATCGACCTGACCCAGACCCTGGTGCAGCTGATGGGCCTCTCCCCCACCCTGGTCACCGACGGCGAGACCTTCGCGCCGACACTGCGCAACCCCGACGCCCCCGGCTTCAGGGACACGATGCTGATCCAGACCGGTGCGAAGGACCGTCGCGCCGAGTTCCCCGGATGGGCCTACCGCGGGGTGCTGACCCAGCGCTACGCCTATGGTCGACGGGTCAACAACCCCCCCGACGACGGGTTCCTCTACGACCACCACAGCGACCCGCACGAGCTCCGGAACGTCCTGACCTCACAGCGCTATCGCGGCGTACGCCGAGAGCTCGAGCGCCGTCTGAAGGTGCTCTCCGACTGCGCTGGCAGCGAGTGCAACCGCGACTTCGGACCGCTGCCCCGCCCCGGCCGCTGA
- a CDS encoding DUF305 domain-containing protein yields MRNLLDVRALGAAALTLAVAYGAVGCGSDDDPTSTAAAPSATEHNDADVAFASDMLQHHAQALSMVDLTLDRPLDPEVVELAEQVRSAQGPEIETFTDWLTEWGEPIPETMRDHSNAGHGGHDVGDSMEGMDTDMPGMMSAEDMTGLQQAEDADFQAMWLEMMIEHHEGAVEMAEAHTDEGRYAPAIELARDIAEGQTAEIAEMQRLLDS; encoded by the coding sequence ATGCGCAACCTCCTCGATGTCCGCGCGCTCGGCGCCGCCGCCCTCACCCTGGCCGTTGCGTATGGCGCAGTCGGCTGCGGGAGTGACGACGACCCGACGAGCACGGCCGCCGCCCCGTCGGCGACCGAGCACAACGACGCGGACGTGGCCTTCGCCTCCGACATGCTGCAGCACCACGCGCAGGCCCTGTCGATGGTCGACCTGACCCTGGACCGTCCCCTCGATCCCGAGGTCGTGGAGCTGGCCGAGCAGGTCCGCTCGGCCCAGGGGCCGGAGATCGAGACCTTCACCGACTGGCTCACCGAGTGGGGCGAGCCGATCCCCGAGACCATGCGCGACCACTCCAACGCGGGCCACGGCGGTCACGACGTCGGCGACTCGATGGAGGGGATGGACACGGACATGCCGGGCATGATGTCGGCCGAGGACATGACCGGCCTGCAGCAGGCCGAGGACGCCGACTTCCAGGCCATGTGGCTGGAGATGATGATCGAGCACCATGAGGGTGCCGTCGAGATGGCCGAGGCCCACACCGACGAGGGCCGCTACGCGCCGGCCATCGAGCTGGCCCGCGACATCGCCGAGGGACAGACCGCGGAGATCGCCGAGATGCAACGGCTGCTGGACTCCTGA
- a CDS encoding saccharopine dehydrogenase family protein yields the protein MPDRDLDIVLFGATGFTGELTAAYLARNAPADLRWALAGRNLAKLEAVRERLGLPDLELLQADSTDPVSLSDVARRARVVISTVGPYLQYGDALVGACAESGTDYVDLTGESEFVDRMYLKHHQTAVESGARLVHACGFDSIPHDLGALWTVMQLPDDQPITLRGVVRSGGTASGGTLHSALGQMARARQMKQAYSARRRAEGKPADGRSSRSVAGKPHRDSVRGYWLLPLPTIDPIVVARSGAALSTYGPKFRYSHYAGTKTLRYAAGGAVGVTALAAAAQVGPLRKLLLSKIPAGQGPSESRRAKSWFTVDFVGEVAGQTVHTRVSGGDPGYTETAMMLAESALCLVLDDNPATSGQVTTAQAMGENLIERVQKGGLTFEIR from the coding sequence ATGCCTGATCGCGATCTCGACATCGTCCTGTTCGGAGCCACCGGGTTCACCGGTGAGCTCACGGCCGCCTACCTGGCCCGGAACGCCCCGGCCGACCTGCGCTGGGCGCTGGCCGGACGCAACCTGGCCAAGCTCGAGGCGGTGCGGGAACGGCTCGGCCTGCCCGACCTCGAGCTGCTGCAGGCCGACTCGACCGACCCCGTCTCGCTGTCCGACGTCGCGCGCCGGGCGCGGGTCGTGATCAGCACCGTCGGTCCCTACCTGCAGTACGGCGACGCGCTGGTCGGCGCCTGCGCGGAGAGCGGAACCGACTACGTCGACCTGACGGGCGAGTCGGAGTTCGTGGACCGGATGTATCTGAAGCACCACCAGACGGCGGTCGAGTCGGGCGCGCGGCTCGTCCACGCCTGCGGCTTCGACTCGATCCCGCACGACCTCGGCGCCCTGTGGACCGTCATGCAGCTGCCGGACGACCAGCCGATCACGCTGCGTGGCGTCGTTCGCAGCGGAGGCACCGCCTCGGGCGGGACGCTCCACTCCGCCCTGGGCCAGATGGCCCGCGCGCGGCAGATGAAGCAGGCCTACTCCGCCCGGCGGCGCGCCGAGGGCAAGCCCGCCGACGGGCGCTCGTCGAGGTCGGTCGCCGGCAAGCCGCACCGCGACTCGGTGCGGGGCTACTGGCTGCTCCCGCTGCCCACGATTGACCCGATCGTCGTGGCGCGGAGCGGGGCGGCGCTGTCGACGTACGGCCCGAAGTTCCGCTACTCCCACTACGCCGGCACCAAGACCCTGCGCTATGCCGCCGGCGGTGCCGTCGGCGTCACCGCCCTGGCTGCAGCTGCCCAGGTCGGCCCGCTGCGCAAGCTCCTGCTCAGCAAGATCCCAGCCGGCCAGGGTCCGTCGGAGAGCCGGCGGGCGAAGTCGTGGTTCACGGTCGACTTCGTCGGCGAGGTCGCCGGTCAGACCGTCCACACCCGCGTCAGCGGCGGCGACCCGGGCTACACCGAGACCGCGATGATGCTGGCCGAGTCGGCGCTGTGCCTGGTGCTCGACGACAACCCGGCGACCTCGGGACAGGTCACGACCGCCCAGGCGATGGGCGAGAACCTGATCGAGCGGGTGCAGAAGGGCGGCCTCACGTTCGAGATCCGCTGA
- a CDS encoding beta-propeller domain-containing protein, with the protein MRIRTALASATVAVVAAGGGVAVGATLEDDDRLAAPASRSVATDRVAVSNASLRPAQDCDALLGSYVERGLDLVTAYGWGGGPIYTLDTTGGATMAAERATGSPGLPSTVRSNSSETGTNVQEIGVDEPDVVKVAGDLLLRISDDAMRAYDVGGEVPALLSTLGLVDLHDAEVLLSGDRAVVVGNLGSRHRPTGARVVVVDVADPAAPQVVEQVDFSGTLSAARLHGGVVRVVLDSGLPDLDFRHPHGRLTENGALSFNQQLVRGTTLADWLPTSGGELAVDCAAVALPQVETTLGTTTVLTLEPALLDRSASAVATSAATTYFSTDRLYLTTSASSFGWWGSPTIDCIDVCGPGTDDGSTELFAFALDGTETTFVAAGSVDGIVRDRWSMDFADGALRLALGPTRRTGNFSSVVTMRESDATLTEVGRVDKLGVNEEIKSVRWFDDLALVVTFRQVDPLYAVDLSDPAAPELLGELKIPGFSEYLHPLGERRLIGVGQSTTGRGGVVGAQAALFDVTDLTSPQQLDVVKFAKGTTADAGLDPRQFTWLPDRRTALTVVSKGWVGRTGWVSVLSLAGGKMSNRMVEVEYGDEVAQVRLVPLADGRVVLVTGDAVSFFDV; encoded by the coding sequence GTGAGGATCCGAACCGCGCTTGCGAGCGCCACCGTGGCCGTCGTCGCTGCTGGCGGCGGGGTGGCCGTCGGGGCCACCCTGGAGGACGACGATCGCCTCGCCGCCCCCGCGTCCCGGTCAGTCGCGACCGACCGCGTCGCCGTGAGCAACGCATCGTTGCGGCCGGCGCAGGACTGCGACGCCCTGCTCGGGTCGTATGTCGAGCGCGGGCTCGACCTCGTCACGGCCTACGGCTGGGGCGGCGGCCCGATCTACACCCTGGACACCACGGGCGGCGCCACGATGGCTGCCGAACGCGCCACCGGGTCTCCAGGACTCCCCAGCACCGTGCGCTCGAACAGCAGCGAGACCGGTACCAACGTCCAGGAGATCGGTGTCGACGAGCCCGACGTCGTGAAGGTGGCCGGCGACCTCCTCCTCCGGATCTCGGACGACGCCATGCGGGCCTACGACGTGGGTGGCGAAGTCCCGGCGCTGCTCTCGACCCTTGGCCTGGTCGACCTGCACGACGCCGAGGTCCTCCTCAGCGGGGACCGGGCGGTCGTGGTCGGAAACCTGGGCAGCCGGCACCGGCCCACCGGGGCACGGGTAGTGGTCGTCGACGTCGCCGACCCGGCCGCCCCGCAGGTCGTCGAGCAGGTCGACTTCTCCGGCACCCTCAGTGCCGCGCGGCTTCACGGCGGCGTCGTCCGGGTCGTCCTCGACAGCGGTCTCCCCGACCTGGACTTCCGCCATCCCCATGGCCGGCTCACCGAGAACGGCGCCCTCAGCTTCAACCAGCAGCTCGTCCGCGGCACGACGCTCGCCGACTGGCTGCCGACCTCGGGCGGGGAGCTCGCCGTCGACTGTGCCGCGGTCGCCCTGCCACAGGTGGAGACCACACTGGGCACGACCACCGTGCTGACCCTCGAGCCCGCGCTCCTCGACCGGTCCGCCAGCGCTGTCGCGACCAGCGCCGCGACGACCTATTTCTCCACCGACCGCCTCTATCTCACGACCAGCGCCTCCTCCTTCGGCTGGTGGGGCAGCCCGACGATCGACTGCATCGACGTCTGCGGCCCCGGCACCGACGACGGCAGCACCGAGCTGTTCGCCTTCGCCCTCGACGGGACCGAGACGACCTTCGTCGCAGCCGGCAGTGTCGACGGCATCGTCCGGGACCGGTGGTCGATGGACTTCGCCGACGGAGCACTGCGCCTGGCCCTCGGTCCCACGAGGAGGACCGGCAACTTCAGCTCGGTCGTGACGATGCGCGAGAGCGACGCGACCCTGACGGAGGTCGGCCGCGTCGACAAGCTCGGCGTCAACGAGGAGATCAAGTCGGTGCGCTGGTTCGACGACCTCGCGTTGGTCGTCACATTCCGCCAGGTCGACCCGCTCTATGCGGTCGACCTCTCCGACCCGGCGGCACCGGAGCTGCTGGGCGAGCTCAAGATCCCCGGCTTCAGCGAATACCTCCACCCCCTGGGCGAGCGACGACTCATCGGCGTCGGTCAGAGCACGACCGGGCGCGGCGGGGTCGTGGGCGCCCAGGCGGCGCTGTTCGACGTCACCGACCTGACGAGCCCCCAGCAGCTCGACGTCGTGAAGTTCGCGAAGGGCACCACCGCCGACGCCGGCCTCGACCCCCGCCAGTTCACCTGGCTCCCCGATCGCCGCACTGCCCTGACCGTCGTCTCGAAGGGCTGGGTCGGCCGCACCGGCTGGGTCTCGGTGCTGTCCCTGGCCGGCGGGAAGATGTCCAACCGCATGGTCGAGGTCGAGTATGGCGACGAGGTGGCCCAGGTCCGGCTGGTGCCGCTGGCCGACGGGCGGGTCGTGCTGGTGACCGGTGACGCGGTGTCCTTCTTCGACGTCTGA
- a CDS encoding DUF2277 domain-containing protein: MCRNIRPLNNFEPPATGDEVTAAALQYVRKVAGTTKPSQANEEVFYAAVREIAHVTEHLLADLVTTAPPKNREVEATKAKARAQLRYGT, encoded by the coding sequence ATGTGCCGCAACATCCGCCCGCTCAACAACTTCGAGCCGCCGGCGACCGGCGACGAGGTCACGGCCGCCGCCCTGCAATACGTCCGCAAGGTCGCCGGCACCACCAAGCCGTCCCAGGCCAACGAAGAGGTCTTCTACGCCGCCGTGCGCGAGATCGCCCACGTCACCGAACACCTCCTCGCGGACCTCGTGACCACCGCGCCACCCAAGAACCGCGAGGTGGAGGCGACCAAGGCCAAGGCCAGGGCCCAGCTGCGCTACGGCACGTGA
- a CDS encoding Sir2 family NAD-dependent protein deacetylase, producing MSLTVEAPGAEVVAFLADRELVALTGAGLSTDSGIPDYRGPGAPVRAPMTFQEFVSGAQAQQRYWARSHLGWARMGAAAPNAGHHALARIDPSLLITQNVDGLHEAAGSPRLVALHGRVADVVCLACRRTASRVALQRRLDGLNADWMARHGHSAMRPDGDVDLDATHDFVVAGCEDCGGSLKPDVVFFGENVPAERVQQCYDAVDALGEDGALLVAGSSLTVMSGLRFVKRAARSGTPVVIVNRGATRGDELATHKLETGTSEFLDELAQSRRTKM from the coding sequence GTGAGCCTCACCGTCGAGGCGCCCGGCGCCGAGGTCGTGGCCTTCCTCGCCGACCGCGAGCTGGTCGCGCTGACCGGCGCGGGCCTGTCCACCGACTCCGGCATCCCCGACTACCGCGGCCCGGGCGCCCCCGTGCGCGCACCGATGACGTTCCAGGAGTTCGTCTCCGGGGCGCAGGCGCAGCAGCGCTACTGGGCGCGGAGCCACCTCGGCTGGGCACGGATGGGGGCGGCCGCTCCCAACGCCGGTCACCACGCGCTGGCTCGCATCGACCCCTCGCTGCTGATCACCCAGAACGTCGACGGCCTCCACGAGGCCGCCGGGTCGCCGCGCCTCGTCGCGCTGCACGGCCGGGTCGCCGACGTCGTGTGTCTGGCCTGTCGCCGTACGGCGTCGCGGGTGGCCCTGCAACGCCGTCTCGACGGGCTCAACGCCGACTGGATGGCCCGGCACGGGCACTCGGCGATGCGACCTGACGGCGACGTCGACCTCGACGCGACCCACGACTTCGTGGTCGCCGGGTGCGAGGACTGCGGCGGGTCGCTCAAGCCCGACGTCGTCTTCTTCGGGGAGAACGTCCCGGCCGAGCGCGTGCAGCAGTGCTACGACGCGGTCGACGCCCTCGGTGAGGACGGAGCACTGCTGGTGGCGGGCTCCTCACTGACGGTGATGAGCGGCCTGCGCTTCGTCAAGCGGGCGGCCAGGTCGGGCACCCCGGTCGTGATCGTCAACCGCGGCGCGACTCGCGGTGACGAGCTGGCCACCCACAAGCTCGAGACGGGGACCAGCGAGTTCCTCGACGAGCTGGCTCAGAGCCGCCGCACGAAGATGTGA
- a CDS encoding metal-dependent transcriptional regulator — protein MSDLIDTTEMYLRTIYELVEEDIVPLRARIAERLHQSGPTVSQTVARMERDGLLTVQGDRHLELTDEGQRLATRVMRKHRLAERLLTDVIGLDWELVHAEACRWEHVMSETVERRLVELLGHPTESPYGNPIPGLDELGEFEVGEDFMDGVEPLSAVAGPAESRVLVRRISEEMQKDEQLMSALRRVGALPDKTITVATTEEGILIGSGGETAEVFAEATDHIFVRRL, from the coding sequence GTGAGCGACCTGATCGACACCACCGAGATGTATCTCCGCACGATCTATGAGCTCGTGGAGGAGGACATCGTCCCGCTGCGGGCGCGGATCGCCGAGCGCCTGCACCAGAGCGGACCCACGGTGTCGCAGACGGTGGCGCGGATGGAGCGCGACGGTCTCCTCACCGTCCAGGGCGACCGGCACCTCGAGCTCACCGACGAGGGCCAGCGCCTGGCCACCCGGGTGATGCGCAAGCACCGGCTGGCCGAGCGACTGCTCACCGACGTCATCGGGCTCGACTGGGAGCTGGTGCACGCCGAGGCGTGCCGCTGGGAGCACGTCATGTCCGAGACGGTCGAGCGGCGCCTGGTCGAGCTGCTCGGCCACCCCACCGAGTCGCCCTACGGCAACCCCATCCCGGGTCTCGACGAGCTGGGGGAGTTCGAGGTCGGCGAGGACTTCATGGACGGCGTCGAGCCGCTGTCCGCCGTCGCAGGTCCGGCCGAGTCACGCGTGCTGGTGCGGCGCATCTCCGAGGAGATGCAGAAGGACGAACAGCTGATGAGCGCCCTTCGTCGGGTCGGAGCGCTGCCTGACAAGACGATCACGGTCGCCACCACCGAGGAGGGGATCCTGATCGGCTCTGGCGGGGAGACCGCCGAGGTGTTCGCCGAGGCGACCGATCACATCTTCGTGCGGCGGCTCTGA